CGGTAGTTACTTTCAAGCCGAACGACTTTGGCGCCAGGGAATTGTTGTTGAAACCCGAGGATATGCTTTACTTCAGCGCCGCGCCAACCATAAATGGATTGATCGTCATCACCTACCACACAAAGGTTCTGGTGTGGTTTCACCAGTGCGCGAATCAGGTTGAACTGCGAGAGGTTTGTGTCTTGATATTCGTCAATCTGGATATAGTCGAATTTGCTTTGGGTACGTTCCAGTGCCTCGGGGGAAAGAGAAAACAGCTCGTTGGTCAGCATTAACAGGTCATCGAAATCGACCGCGCCGCTGGAGCGTAACTTAGTCTGGTATTTTCGATACGCCATTGCAGCAAGGAAGTCAAAATCGTTTTCCGTATGATTGGTCGCCTGTTCCGGAGTCACATTAGCCATTTTCCAGTTACTGATCCGATTTAATAGATCGCCGGGCCTCAGGCTTTTGTCGTTCACTCGTATGTCGCGGAGTGCAGAGCGCGCTGCCGATTCCTGGTCGCCTCGGTCATAAATGACAAATTTCTCGGGATATCCCAGCGCTGAGATCTCTTCCCGCAGGACTCGTACGCAGAGGGAGTGAAAGGTTGAGATAAACGGCTTTGCAGGCAACCGTTTTCCCAGTAATTGATTCATTCGCGCCTGCATCTCCTTGGCTGCTTTGTTCGTGAATGTCACAGACAGGATTTTATTTGGGGGGACACCTTGTCGAATGAGTTCGACCATGCGATAGGTAATCACTCTTGTTTTGCCTGTACCAGCACCTGCTAAGACCAGAAGCGGGCCTTTGAGAGTCGTGGCTGCTTCACGCTGAGCAGGGTTGAGTGAAGACAGGTGGCTCGACTGATTCGGACTAGTAGAAAGGGACATGAAACCTGGTCATTTGTCGAAAGATGAAACGAAGACGAAATCTATATCATCGAAAGATGAATCATTTTAGATGAGTTGAATTCAGGAATTCTCATCTGGTTTCTTGCGTTTTGGTTTTGGTTTTTTCGGTGAAGGACGATCGTTTTTTAGGGGAGCGTCTTGAGCATCGTTTTTTTTAATTCGTTTTTCCGCATGCGGGGAACGTTTTGTCTGAGAAGTGGTCTGGTCGCCAGCCTTTTTTTTTCTGGGAGGCGAAGTGGTTGATTTTGATGTCGCTGTCTGCGGTTTTGCCGACGGTGTCGCACTGGGTTTTGCTTTTGATTCTTTTAGATGCTCGTGGCTCGACTGATAGGCCTGCTTGAGAGGCTCGAGCATTGCTTTCATGGTCTGCCAGCGATCCTGGGGGTAAAGCTCCAGACCTTTCATGATTGCTTCAGCTACCTGGGGATTCAGATCAGGGAGCAGGTTTTGAATATTTTCAGGTGGCGTATTAATGTGTTGCAGGACAGCATCAAGAGTTTCGGCTGCTTCCCATGGTAATCGTTTACTGAGCATTTCGTAGCAGGTCACAGAAAAAGAGAAGATGTCGATCTTCTGGCTGGTTTTCTGGCGTTTGATCAGTTCCGGGGCCATGTACGCGGCTGTACCCGTTCGGTTGCCCGGTTGCAGAAAGGCAGCTGTATTCGGGACCACCAGACCGAAGTCGATCAGCTTCAATTGGTGCGCATTATCGACCATAATATTGCGCGGGCAGATATCACGATGAATCCAGTTTTCCTGATGGAAATAGTTGATTGCCTCTCCCAGTTGGATCATGTACTTAAGGCAATTCGTCCGCATGTCCTCATTTTGCGCTTCGACCAGATAGCTGAGGCTGTAGCCTTCAATGAATTCCATCACGAGAAACTGTTCATTGTCAGTTGTGATGCCATGCTCAAAGGTTTTGACAATATGTGGATGGTGAAACTGAACTGCAATTTCGCCTTCTTTGGGCTTGTTGAGTCCAACAAAACGTGCTTCCAGTTCCTCTGTTTTTTCTTTGTGGAGCACTTTGAGGGCCACAATTTTGCCGGTATTGTAGTCGCGGGCGCGCCAGACCTTGGACATGCTTCCCTGGCCAACGCGTCCGATCAGCTCAAAACGTTGTTTGATATTCACGCGAGGAATGCGGGACTGTTTTGAAAAGAGACGCTTTAGAAAGTTCATGCATTCACCAGAAAGCAAAGGGCGAATTCAGAGCAAATCCGAATTCTCCGCTTAGTAGAAAAGTAACCAGCCCACTCTCGATAGTATAATTGTCTTAACGGAGATACGCAAAGCGTTACTACCCAAAGCTTTTGATTCTGCAGGCGAAACTTCACCGGGATGGATGAGCAGTGAAACCATCTATTGTCAAATCAATAAACTCTCGGGGAGGTCACACGCAGTAGTCAATCAGGCGTGCTAATTCTGATCGCAATTTGGGCCTGGGAATAATTCGATCGACAAACCCATGTTCCAGCAGGAATTCGCTGGTTTGGAACCCATCAGGGAGAGTCATTTTGACAGTTGCCTGCACGACGCGTGGTCCCGCGAAGCCGACGAGTGCCTTGGGCTCAGCGACGACAATATCCCCTAGAGAAGCGAAACTGGCAGCCACCCCCCCCATAGTGGGGTTGGTTAGTACTGAGATAAACAGGCCTCCTTTTTCATGGTAGCGTCCCAGTGCAGCCGAGACTTTTCCCATTTGCATCAGGGAGAAAATGCCTTCATGCATCCGGGCACCTCCTCCAGAGCCGCTGATGATAATCAACGGGAGTTTTAATTCGGTGGCCTGCTCAATAGCGCGTGTCAGTTTTTCGCCGACAACAGAGCCCATGCTACCCATGATGAATGAAGAATCAGTGATCCCAACTACCAGAGGGCGACCTCGCATATATCCCCGGCCGACCACACAGGCGTCTTTCATGCCTGTTTTCTTCTGTTCAATAATAAGGCGATCTTTATAGGTTTTGTTTTTGTCTGCAAATTCCAGGGGATCTCCCGCTGTTAAGTCGGGAAACCATTCCTCAAAACTATCCGGGTCCAACAACTGTTGAATCCGGGTTTGGGCAGAAATATAAAAATGGTGATCACATTCAGGGCAGAGTCCCAGTCCCTGCTCGACCTGTTTCCGGAAAACTGTTGCATTGCACTCGACGCAACGTAGCCACAGCCCTTCCGGCACGCCACGTTTGGGGCGGGAAGAATGGCTTAACCATGAATCAACATTAGACTTGGGAGCAGAACTCATTTCACTTAGCCTCCTCGAATCGCCATTTTTCGTCATGGCTTCCCTGATCTTGTTGCGAATCCTTCTTTTCAGATTGATCGTCAGAACTTACCTGTTTTGAATCACTTTTTTTCGGAGGTGACTCAAGAATTTCAAACATTTCATTCTGACAAAAGCGACCGCTGTGCTCAAACGAAATTTTTTCTTTTTGCTCATTTCGCAGTAGGCAGGAAATGATAGTGGCCAGTGGCTCGGAGGCAACGATTGCAAAGTTTTGTTTCTTCTTCAAATACTTCTGAAGTGTTTTTTCAACACGTTTTACCGCTTCTGAAGCGAGTTCCCCTTCCGGAGGGCAGACCGTTTCAGGGGATTCAGACCACTGCTTGAGTAGTTTGGGGTATTTACGTCGGACTTCTTCATATTCCAGCCCCTGCCAAAGCCCCTGGTTGAGATTCTTGAGCCCCTCTTTTTCTTTGACTGGTACGCCGAGGGTTTCGCCGAGTTGTTCGGCTGTGGAGCGTGCGGGTTCTGAAGAGGAAGTGATAATTGTTTCAATACCGGAATTCTCGATCTTGGGCAGCAGATCTTTGACCTGGGATTCCCCTTCTTCGTTCAAGGGAAGGTCCAGGGTTCCCTGAATTCGTTCATCTTTATCAAAGTCTGTGCAACCAGGACGGATAAGTACCACAATGGGCATTGTTTCAAATCTCTTTTATGTTAAGGAAGCTGTCTGGCTTCTGGCCTTTTCAACCAGCTCGTTTACAGCAATCGAATAATCTGCTTGACTGAACAGAGCACTGCCGACAACAAAATAGTTTGCACCAGCAGCGGCTGCTTCAGCGATTGTTTCCATGCCAATTCCACCATCAACAGAAAGGATGGTGGAATTGGCAATCATGGTCTTCAGCTGTTTGATTTTGGGTAAGCTTGATTCCATAAATGACTGGCCGCCAAATCCTGGTTCGACACTCATCACCAGAATCAGGCCACAGGATTCAAGGTAAGGTTCAATCATCTCGACGGGAGTTTTGGGGCTGATCGCTAATCCTGGCACGACTCCCGATTTATTCATGTGATCCAGGATGTCTTGAGGATCAGGTACGGCTTCGATATGGACGGTGATTGAATCGCAGCCTGCTTTGATATACTCATCGATATACTCTTCCGGATTGCTGACCATTAAATGGGCGTCGAAGAACATTTTCGTTAGAGGTCTGACTCGTTCGATCAGCAGTGCCCCATAGGAGAGATTGGGGACGAAGTGCCCGTCCATCACGTCCCAATGAAGGACCGAGGCTTCAGCCGCCTCCAATAATTCAACTTCCCGATGAAGATTACCGAAGTCGCACTTCAGCATCGACGGGGCAATGACTGGAAAAGGGGTATTCAATTTACTCTGAAGTTTTTGGTTTATCATAGAATTCAGGAATAATATACAATTCAAAGCCAAAAGCAAGTTCTTTGAATCATGAGATCGAGTAGATCATTGGGTTTCAAATGTGAGAGGAGACGTCGATTTCATTATAAGCGGGCTATTTTGACGATCTTGTTGAGCAACGTCTAGTCGAAAATTAAAATGCATGTCCTAATGAATAGTGTCTGTGAGGTTGAAAAACAGCCGAGATGTTTCCATCTCGGCTGAAGTCTCAGTTTCTAATTCAGCTTTTAGATAATTAAAAGCCCTTTTATGGACTATAGTTGCGCCAGACGGGCAATCATGTCAGCAGTTCGATTTGAATAACCATATTCGTTATCGTACCAGCTCAAGACTTTCAGCATATTTCCCCCAATGACAGTGGTCCAGCTGGAATCAAAGATTGAGCTATGAGTGTTTCCAACGATATCGCTGGAGACAATCGGATCGGTATTGTACTCGAGAATTCCCTTGAGAGGACCTTCTGCTGCAGCCTTCATTGCGGCGTTCACATCTTCAGCAGTGACATCTTTGCTCAAGTTTACAACCAAGTCGGTGATACTACCAACTGGAACGGGAACACGAAGGCTCAATCCAGTCAACTTACCATTCAGATCTGGTAAAACCAGGCCAACCGCTTTTGCAGCGCCTGTCGTAGTTGGGATGATATTGATCGCAGCAGCACGTGCCCGAAGCGGATCTGCGTGGAGCTGATCGGAGACTCTCTGGTCGTTCGTGTAAGCGTGCACTGTCGTCATGAGGCCGTGCTCAATACCGAAGTTTTCGTGAATGACCTTCGCCATCGGAGCCAGACAATTTGTCGTACAGCTGGCATTCGAAACACATTTGTGCTCTGCAGTCAGCTGGTCATCGTTGACGCCGAAAACAACCGTCATGTCCGGTGTGTCTTTGGCGGGTGCAGAAATTACGACTTTACGAGCACCAGCAGTCAAGTGGCTATCGTAACCGGGGTTACCATCCGCTTCTCTTTTAGTAAAGAAGCCAGTTGATTCCAAAGCGACTTCCACTCCCAGTTCTTTCCAGGGAAGCTCGCGAGGATCGCGCTCTGCACAGACGCGAACTTTTTTCCCATCGACAATCAGGTCACTCCCGTCAACGTCAACTGTTCCGGGAAAGCGACCCTGAACACTGTCATATTTTAAGAGCAATGCCAGTTTTTTGGGGTCACCCAAGTCGTTGATGGCAACTACCTCAAATTCATCCGGACGCGCGGCAAGCGCTCTGAATGTAATACGACCAATGCGTCCAAAACCATTGATACCAACCTTTACGGGCACGAGACTAACTCCTTAGTTCAAATAAAAATAGATGTTTATCGTTAACGGCAGTTGCGATGGAAAACAATTCCTTGGGGATCTGGTTGCTGCTGCCGCTGAGCTTTCAATCGGGGTGGATTGTAATCGCCTCAGGACAGCCACACAACCGAACGCAGAGTCTCCTTTGACTTCTTAATAATTGAATGTTCTTAATTATGTCGAAGTTCGATTGATCGTTCCTGGGACTTCCTGTGGTTGACTTGTGATTTGGAGAGAACACCTAAGTGGTCACCTGTTACTTAAGTTACAAAATTTATCAAGAGGATTCCCCTCCCTTCCAGATCTAAGGGTAACACACCCTCAAGCGGGTCCGACAGAAATGACGATAGTGACTCAGGGGAGAATGCTTACAATTAGGGGGAATGTATTGACAGATCACATATAAGTGGTTGTTGATAACGTCTTTCTTATAAGTGACTTATAGTCTCTTCCCCCAAGTCTTTACATTTCATATTTCGTTCCCTTATCACCAGGACGGGCTGATGGACGACATTCTGCAGGAGTTTTTGGCAGAAAGCTGGGAGAATTTAGGCCAACTTGACTCAGAAATTGTTGAGTTGGAGAAAGATCCGCAGAATGCGGAGCTCATTGCCAGTATTTTTCGTACCATACATACCATAAAAGGGACATGTGGATTTCTCGGGCTGACGAATCTGGGAGCAGTTGCTCATTCTGCAGAAAATGTTCTGGGGAAAATGCGCGAGGGGCTGCTGGATGTCTCCCCGGGAGCAATTTCTCTGGTTCTGGAAGCGATTGACAAGATCAAAGAGCTTTTACAAGGTCTGGAAGCGACGGGTGAAGAACCGAAGACCGATCATTCGACTTTAACGTCGATGTTGGATGACCTGGCCGAGTTTGCAACCAATGGAGGAGGAGACGCATCAGCTGGGGAATCAGCTCCTGCCGAAAATGCGACCCCGGCGGAAGCAGTTGCAGATAGCAATCCACCAACGGAAAGCAGCGAGGCTCAGGCAGAACCGGTTGCAGCCAGTCCGGAAACGACTCCTGAGGTAAAGCCGGAAGCACCAGCGGAGCCTGCGGTTCCCGCGTCGGTAGCAGAAGATCCTGCAGCGAAATCCTCCAAAGTCAGTGTGGCTGACCTGTCCATTCGTGTGAATGTGAATGTGGTTGACAGTCTGATGAATCTCGTTGGTGAGCTTGTATTAACAAGAAACCAGTTACTGCAACTTGCTCGAGGCGATGAAGAATCAAAATATGCCGCCCCAATCACTCATTTGAACCGGGTGACTACCGACCTGCAGGAAGGGGTCATGAAAACGCGCATGCAGCCAATTGGTAATGCATGGAACAAGCTGCCTCGCCTGGTTCGCGATTTATCGCAAGTCACGAATAAACATATTGAGTTGATCATGACAGGAGCAGAAACCGAGCTGGATCGGACTGTTCTGGATGCGATCAAAGACCCTCTGACCCATATGGTCCGAAACTCTGCAGACCATGGGATCGAAACACCAGATATTCGCAAAGCGAATGGCAAGCCTGAGTCAGGAACGATTCATCTCAATGCCTACCATGAGGGGGGGCATGTTATCATTGAAATTCAGGATGACGGGGCAGGAATCAGCCGTGAACGCGTTTTGAAAAAAGCGATTGCTCAGGGCCTCATCAAAGAAGCAGATGCTGCGAACGTGGCAGACAGTCATGTGTTTTCAATGATTTTTCAAGCCGGTTTTTCAACGGCAGAACAAGTCAGTTCGATTTCCGGACGTGGCGTCGGAATGGATGTGGTTCGAACCCAGATCGAGAAAATTGGTGGTACCGTTGATCTCTCTTCCAAAATGGGAAAAGGGACAATGGTCCGAATCAAAATACCATTAACTTTGGCGATTGTCTCTGCCCTGGTACTGGAAAGCGGTGAGCAGCCGTTTGCGATACCTCAGTTGGGTGTTGTGGAACTGGTACGGCTTTCAGCAGAAGACCGCAAGAAAATCGAAACGATTCATGATAAGAAGGTCTTCCGGTTGCGAGATCGGTTGCTACCTCTGGTTCATCTGAACGAGGTGCTGGGTCTGGAAGAGAAAGCACCGGAGGATGACGACTTGCACGATACCAACATTGTCGTCGTTCAGGTAGGTGAAGATCAGTTTGGTTTGATTGTCTCTCGTATTTTTGATACCGAAGAAATCGTGGTTAAGCCGGTCGGTCGTTTGTTGAAAAACATTGGTCTGTATCAGGGAACCACGATCCTGGGAGATGGGCGGGTTGTGATGATTCTTGATGTTGGTGGAATCTTCAATCAGTGTGGCGGTAGTTCAGCTCATTCCCAGACTGTGGCGGATGAAGCGACTTCAGGGGCAAATCGAGACACGATCAGCATGCTGTTGTTTGGTGCCGGTGAAGGTGAAACGATGGCGGTGCCATTGTCTCTGGTTGCCCGGTTGGAAGAGTTTCCCTTGGACAGTATTGAACTCAACAGTGGTCGTCAAGTGGTTCAGTATCGGGAAAATCTATTGCCCTTACTGTCAGTGGAAGGTGTGGGTTATGGTGGAGGCGAACAGATTGATCCTCAACCGGTGATCGTCTTTTCGGAAAACAATCGATCGATGGGTCTGATGGTCAATGAAATCAAAGACATTATTGACGAACAACTTGTGATTCGCATGCAGTCAGATCGTCCAGGTGTTTTAGGAACAGCGATTATTGGCAAAAATGCCATTGATGTGATTGATACTCAGTATTATGTCACGCGTTCGACACCCAACTGGTTTGATAAAGTGGAAGATAAGAAATCCTTTCGCGTATTAGTCGTTGATGATTCCATGTTCTTCCGTCAATTGGTGGCGACGGCCCTGGAAACAGAAGGCTTCTCTGTGGTGACCAGTGACAGCTGTGTTACTGCCGTTGAAATATTAGAGAAAGACTCTCATTTTCAGGCAGTTGTGACTGACGTTGACTTGCCGATGATGGATGGTTTTGAGTTTTGTGAATGGCTCAAAACGAATGACTCTCTGAAGGAGCTTTGTGCGATTGCTTTGACCGCATCGAATAATTCTGCGAATCAGGCAAAGGCATCAGAAGTTGGGTTTGATCAGTTCCTGACCAAGTTCAATTCTCAGGAGCTCGTATCTTGTCTGGATGAGTACTTTGCCAGATTGAAATTAAACGCAGGAGTGAATGCATGAGTATGGCAGCGACTGATTCCGGCAGTGGAATGGAATCACAATTAGATTACTCAAGCCAGTACGTTTCGTTCTGGGTTGATGGCCAGCTATTGGGCATGCCTGTCAATATGGTGCAGGAAGTGCTCACGGAGCAAGTGATTTCACCGACGCCTCTGGCGCGTGCCGAGATTAAAGGACTCTTAAATCTTCGCGGCCAGATTGTGACCGCAGTCAGTCTGCGAAAACGTCTCGGTTTACCGGCTCTGGAAGATGATCGTTCGATGAACGTTGTGACCCGGGTCATGGGAGAATCTTACAGCCTGCTGGTCGATGAGGTGGGGGATGTGATCAATGTCTCAGGGCGTTCGATGGAACCCGTTCCTCGTACCTTAGACCCACACTGGCGATCTGTGACCATTGGTGTCTTTCAATTAGAGGAAGGCCTGTTTGTCATTCTTGATGTTGAAACCATATTAAATTTTGACTGATGTTCCCACTTTATTCGGCTGATTTTTAAGGGCCATTCCCGTGGATTTAAATGTGACCGCACTTCGAGACTCGTTCGAGCTGATTGCACCGCGTGCAGATCAGTTGGCAGAACAGTTTTATGAGAAGTTATTTGAAGATTATCCCGACATACTGCGTTATTTTACGCATACCGATTTCTCAGAACAACGCGGTAAATTGATTCAGTCATTGGTTCTCGTGCTGAAGTCACTAGAGAACCCCCCTGCTCTCACCAAGGTATTACACCAGTTGGGGAAGCAGCATGGGGAAATGGGTATTCAGGATGATGATTATCCACCTGTTACCAGTACGCTCTTGAGTGTACTGGCTGAGTTTGCAGGTGATCAATGGAGTGAAGAATTAGAAGAGTCCTGGCGTCAGGCACTCGAAACGGTTGCATCAACCATGATTGAAGGTGCCAAAGACTCTAGTCGCGCAAAACAGCTTCAATCGGCGGCTGTATCAGGCTCACAGGGAGCCAGCTTTGAAGAAGTGGATTCCGATGCAGGGATTTCACCTGTTTCAGAGGAACAAGACAACACACAAACCGAACCATCTTTAAGATCTGAAGAGCAGATCAATAATCCCAAGGAGAATAGTGATATGTCGATTGATTCAGTACAGAATACGGGACAGAGCGCGGCTACTGAACAGTCGCAGAATCTCGAACAGTTTTATGGTATCGTTGAATACAGCCCACAGGCGACTCTGTTTCTGGATACAGAAGGAACAGTGACTTATCTCAATCGTAAAGGGCAGGAGTTAATTCAACTGCTTAGCGGTGAATTAGGGGTTCGACCACAACAGCTTGTGGGTGGATCAATCAGCCAGCTGTATCAGCAGATTCCAGAGTTGCAGTCTGAATTGTCAGGGCTTGCAGGAGAGAAGACGATTACAGCCAAATTAGGCGAACGATCCGTTGAGATCGCATTGAGTCCCGCCAAATCTGAGAATGGTGATGTGGTAGGGACCGTTCTTGTCTGGGAAGAAAATACGGAACAGGAAAAACTGGAAGAAGAAAACTGTGATTTTGGCGGTCAGTTGGGGGCCATTAGTGACTCTCAGGCAGTCATTGAATTCAACATGGATGGTACAATCCGGACAGCGAATCAGAATTTCTGTGTCACACTGGGGTATTCACTAGATGAAATTCAAGGGAAACACCACCGGATTTTTGTCGATCCTCAATACGGCAACAGCAACGAGTACACCGAGTTCTGGGAAAAACTGAACGCAGGACAGAATCAGGTTGCTGAGTACAAACGCTTCGGCAAAGGTGGGAAAGAGGTTTGGATTTCGGCCTCTTATAATCCTATAAAGAACAGAGATGGTAAGCTGTTCAAAGTCGTGAAGTATGCGACTGACATTACCGCGAAGAAAATAGCCGAGCAGGAAATGGCCCGTGTACAGAATATGATGGAAAATATTCCTGTCAATGTAATGATGGCCAACAAGGATCTGGAGATTACGTATGTGAATCCGGCATCTAAGAAGCAATTAGGTGCTCTGCAGCAATTCCTGCCAATCAAAGTTGAAAATCTGCTTGGCCAGAATATCGATATCTTCCATAAGAATCCTGCCTATCAGAGAGGGATTTTAAGTGATCCTTCCAATCTTCCTTCACGTGCTGTCATTAACGTTGGTCC
This window of the Gimesia fumaroli genome carries:
- the gap gene encoding type I glyceraldehyde-3-phosphate dehydrogenase, yielding MPVKVGINGFGRIGRITFRALAARPDEFEVVAINDLGDPKKLALLLKYDSVQGRFPGTVDVDGSDLIVDGKKVRVCAERDPRELPWKELGVEVALESTGFFTKREADGNPGYDSHLTAGARKVVISAPAKDTPDMTVVFGVNDDQLTAEHKCVSNASCTTNCLAPMAKVIHENFGIEHGLMTTVHAYTNDQRVSDQLHADPLRARAAAINIIPTTTGAAKAVGLVLPDLNGKLTGLSLRVPVPVGSITDLVVNLSKDVTAEDVNAAMKAAAEGPLKGILEYNTDPIVSSDIVGNTHSSIFDSSWTTVIGGNMLKVLSWYDNEYGYSNRTADMIARLAQL
- the rpe gene encoding ribulose-phosphate 3-epimerase; translated protein: MNTPFPVIAPSMLKCDFGNLHREVELLEAAEASVLHWDVMDGHFVPNLSYGALLIERVRPLTKMFFDAHLMVSNPEEYIDEYIKAGCDSITVHIEAVPDPQDILDHMNKSGVVPGLAISPKTPVEMIEPYLESCGLILVMSVEPGFGGQSFMESSLPKIKQLKTMIANSTILSVDGGIGMETIAEAAAAGANYFVVGSALFSQADYSIAVNELVEKARSQTASLT
- a CDS encoding serine/threonine protein kinase, coding for MNFLKRLFSKQSRIPRVNIKQRFELIGRVGQGSMSKVWRARDYNTGKIVALKVLHKEKTEELEARFVGLNKPKEGEIAVQFHHPHIVKTFEHGITTDNEQFLVMEFIEGYSLSYLVEAQNEDMRTNCLKYMIQLGEAINYFHQENWIHRDICPRNIMVDNAHQLKLIDFGLVVPNTAAFLQPGNRTGTAAYMAPELIKRQKTSQKIDIFSFSVTCYEMLSKRLPWEAAETLDAVLQHINTPPENIQNLLPDLNPQVAEAIMKGLELYPQDRWQTMKAMLEPLKQAYQSSHEHLKESKAKPSATPSAKPQTATSKSTTSPPRKKKAGDQTTSQTKRSPHAEKRIKKNDAQDAPLKNDRPSPKKPKPKRKKPDENS
- a CDS encoding chemotaxis protein CheW produces the protein MSMAATDSGSGMESQLDYSSQYVSFWVDGQLLGMPVNMVQEVLTEQVISPTPLARAEIKGLLNLRGQIVTAVSLRKRLGLPALEDDRSMNVVTRVMGESYSLLVDEVGDVINVSGRSMEPVPRTLDPHWRSVTIGVFQLEEGLFVILDVETILNFD
- a CDS encoding methyl-accepting chemotaxis protein, with product MTALRDSFELIAPRADQLAEQFYEKLFEDYPDILRYFTHTDFSEQRGKLIQSLVLVLKSLENPPALTKVLHQLGKQHGEMGIQDDDYPPVTSTLLSVLAEFAGDQWSEELEESWRQALETVASTMIEGAKDSSRAKQLQSAAVSGSQGASFEEVDSDAGISPVSEEQDNTQTEPSLRSEEQINNPKENSDMSIDSVQNTGQSAATEQSQNLEQFYGIVEYSPQATLFLDTEGTVTYLNRKGQELIQLLSGELGVRPQQLVGGSISQLYQQIPELQSELSGLAGEKTITAKLGERSVEIALSPAKSENGDVVGTVLVWEENTEQEKLEEENCDFGGQLGAISDSQAVIEFNMDGTIRTANQNFCVTLGYSLDEIQGKHHRIFVDPQYGNSNEYTEFWEKLNAGQNQVAEYKRFGKGGKEVWISASYNPIKNRDGKLFKVVKYATDITAKKIAEQEMARVQNMMENIPVNVMMANKDLEITYVNPASKKQLGALQQFLPIKVENLLGQNIDIFHKNPAYQRGILSDPSNLPSRAVINVGPEKLDLLVSPVEDGDGNYIGPMVTWEVITEKLRLENEMVRIQNMMENIPINVLLANRDFEMVYMNPASYKQLKEIEHLLPMPVDKLIGQSIDIFHKNPEMQRKMLSDPSNLPHRAKIKVGDQTLDLEATAIFDRDKNYIGPMVCWSVITDQVKLADDFESEIQGIVSVVTSSATEMQASSKSLSDMSDETARQSQVVAAASEEATRNVETVSSAAEELSASISEIARHVQEQSHMTSQAVGEADRTNDTIKELGDASSEIGQVVKVITSIAQQTNLLALNATIEAARAGEAGKGFAVVANEVKELARQTARATEEISEKIGAIQGSTNIAVSAIGSIGESIRKINEISTTIASAVEEQTAATNEISRNVAEAARGTAEVTNNISGVSQAATDSGTAANDMLAAAQGLTQESVKLDEAAASFLTRMRAI
- the accD gene encoding acetyl-CoA carboxylase, carboxyltransferase subunit beta; amino-acid sequence: MSSAPKSNVDSWLSHSSRPKRGVPEGLWLRCVECNATVFRKQVEQGLGLCPECDHHFYISAQTRIQQLLDPDSFEEWFPDLTAGDPLEFADKNKTYKDRLIIEQKKTGMKDACVVGRGYMRGRPLVVGITDSSFIMGSMGSVVGEKLTRAIEQATELKLPLIIISGSGGGARMHEGIFSLMQMGKVSAALGRYHEKGGLFISVLTNPTMGGVAASFASLGDIVVAEPKALVGFAGPRVVQATVKMTLPDGFQTSEFLLEHGFVDRIIPRPKLRSELARLIDYCV
- a CDS encoding hybrid sensor histidine kinase/response regulator yields the protein MDDILQEFLAESWENLGQLDSEIVELEKDPQNAELIASIFRTIHTIKGTCGFLGLTNLGAVAHSAENVLGKMREGLLDVSPGAISLVLEAIDKIKELLQGLEATGEEPKTDHSTLTSMLDDLAEFATNGGGDASAGESAPAENATPAEAVADSNPPTESSEAQAEPVAASPETTPEVKPEAPAEPAVPASVAEDPAAKSSKVSVADLSIRVNVNVVDSLMNLVGELVLTRNQLLQLARGDEESKYAAPITHLNRVTTDLQEGVMKTRMQPIGNAWNKLPRLVRDLSQVTNKHIELIMTGAETELDRTVLDAIKDPLTHMVRNSADHGIETPDIRKANGKPESGTIHLNAYHEGGHVIIEIQDDGAGISRERVLKKAIAQGLIKEADAANVADSHVFSMIFQAGFSTAEQVSSISGRGVGMDVVRTQIEKIGGTVDLSSKMGKGTMVRIKIPLTLAIVSALVLESGEQPFAIPQLGVVELVRLSAEDRKKIETIHDKKVFRLRDRLLPLVHLNEVLGLEEKAPEDDDLHDTNIVVVQVGEDQFGLIVSRIFDTEEIVVKPVGRLLKNIGLYQGTTILGDGRVVMILDVGGIFNQCGGSSAHSQTVADEATSGANRDTISMLLFGAGEGETMAVPLSLVARLEEFPLDSIELNSGRQVVQYRENLLPLLSVEGVGYGGGEQIDPQPVIVFSENNRSMGLMVNEIKDIIDEQLVIRMQSDRPGVLGTAIIGKNAIDVIDTQYYVTRSTPNWFDKVEDKKSFRVLVVDDSMFFRQLVATALETEGFSVVTSDSCVTAVEILEKDSHFQAVVTDVDLPMMDGFEFCEWLKTNDSLKELCAIALTASNNSANQAKASEVGFDQFLTKFNSQELVSCLDEYFARLKLNAGVNA
- a CDS encoding histidine phosphatase family protein, producing MPIVVLIRPGCTDFDKDERIQGTLDLPLNEEGESQVKDLLPKIENSGIETIITSSSEPARSTAEQLGETLGVPVKEKEGLKNLNQGLWQGLEYEEVRRKYPKLLKQWSESPETVCPPEGELASEAVKRVEKTLQKYLKKKQNFAIVASEPLATIISCLLRNEQKEKISFEHSGRFCQNEMFEILESPPKKSDSKQVSSDDQSEKKDSQQDQGSHDEKWRFEEAK